One genomic region from Quercus robur chromosome 4, dhQueRobu3.1, whole genome shotgun sequence encodes:
- the LOC126723172 gene encoding UPF0481 protein At3g47200-like isoform X2: protein MHKSTGSKLVLYLAKEKGTCNSKKMATSTTSSDSFHEKELECKEIIIQQPHWRPECCIYKVPKRLREVKMEAYTPRLISIGPIHHDIDALKEMESLKQKYFQEFFQRTWKCQMEFKNIVQKNEDNIRHCYAQDISLPKKEVFVEMILLDSIFIIELFLRTATREECQKDDYILSKPWLDEGIKHDLILLENQLPFFILDELHHHIGRSTGIHESFLKLACTYFFPREKKIPIEKEVKHFTDLQRDFYYPPNLKTGSIIEHLHSATKLDTAGLKFQVFKEDQAERFLLDIEVKKPNPLETFPRFKCSWLVHCLPCLKCFWCLDRLQTRLVVPRFVMDHGTEDLFRNLMALEQCHYPFQAYICNYIVLLDFLINTREDAELLVEKKIIAHSLGSYKAVAQMVNKLGQEIVEKNSCYHDVAEDLNEHYGNWWNKNMASLRTIYFRDVWRGTATFVGIVVLFVTVGNFVRPFVFHK from the exons ATGCACAAGAGCACAGGATCCAAGCTGGTTCTGTACCTTGCAAAG GAAAAAGGGACCTGTAATTCAAAAAAGATGGCCACGTCAACCACTTCTAGTGATTCTTTTCATGAAAAAGAACTTGAATGCAAAGAAATTATCATTCAGCAACCCCACTGGCGCCCCGAGTGTTGCATCTACAAGGTCCCCAAGAGACTTCGTGAGGTAAAGATGGAAGCCTACACTCCAAGGCTAATTTCAATAGGTCCCATTCATCATGACATAGATGCATTGAAGGAAATGGAAAGccttaaacaaaaatatttccaagaatTCTTTCAGCGGACCTGGAAATGCCAGATggaatttaaaaacatcgttcaAAAAAATGAAGACAATATCCGGCATTGTTATGCACAAGACATCTCTCTACCCAAAAAGGAAGTTTTTGTGGAAATGATTTTACTGGATTCTATCTTTATCATTGAGCTCTTCTTAAGGACTGCTACAAGGGAAGAATGTCAAAAGGATGATTATATATTAAGTAAACCATGGCTAGATGAAGGAATAAAGCATGACTTGATATTACTTGAGAATCAGCTTCCATTTTTCATTCTTGATGAGTTACATCATCACATTGGAAGGTCTACAGGCATTCATGAATCATTTCTTAAACTTGCCTGTACTTACTTTTTTcccagagaaaagaaaataccgATTGAGAAGGAAGTAAAACATTTCACTGATTTGCAGAGAGATTTCTACTATCCACCCAACTTGAAAACTGGAAGCATTATTGAACATCTACATAGTGCAACAAAGTTGGACACGGCAGGATTGAAATTCCAGGTGTTTAAGGAAGATCAAGCAGAAAGATTTTTACTTGACATTGAAGTCAAGAAGCCAAATCCCTTAGAAACTTTTCCGAGATTCAAATGCTCGTGGCTCGTGCATTGCTTACCATGCTTAAAATGCTTTTGGTGCTTGGACCGTCTGCAAACTAGATTGGTAGTTCCACGCTTCGTGATGGATCACGGAACAGAAGACCTTTTCCGAAACCTCATGGCCCTCGAGCAGTGTCATTATCCATTCCAAGCTTACATTTGCAATTATATTGTGCTATTAGATTTTCTTATAAACACTAGAGAAGATGCGGAATTGCTTGTTGAGAAAAAGATTATTGCTCACTCGTTAGGCAGCTATAAAGCAGTTGCCCAAATGGTTAACAAACTTGGCCAAGAAAttgtggaaaaaaattcatgttaCCATGATGTCGCTGAAGATCTTAATGAGCACTATGGAAACTGGTGGAATAAAAATATGGCATCCTTGAGAACAATATATTTCCGTGATGTTTGGAGAGGCACTGCAACTTTTGTTGGAATTGTAGTCTTGTTTGTAACTGTTGGGAATTTCGTTAGGCCTTTTGTCTTTCACAAATAA
- the LOC126723177 gene encoding UPF0481 protein At3g47200-like, which produces MPTSYAEETIIDISLFREPNWDPDCCIYKVPKRLRNVKNAAYTPKLILIGPVHHNREEPEDMKIMETLKKRYFKKFFSRTKKIQEDFEKIVEENKDKIRHCYAEEIPLPEGKNFVDMILLDSIFIIELFLRSDAKEEENDYILSKPWLKDGVRQDLILLENQVPFFILNELYQDFATSTGYQASFLTLACKYFFNSEEKICDEKKVKHFTDLQRYFFKPPNQKPGDPIEHRHSATKLEMAGLIFQTQKGPEKKRSLLNVQIHKCNKLSKIFPCFNCSWLWGCIPCLKKIPYLKCMQTHLVIPHFVVDNKTEDLFRNLMALEQCHYPKEAYICNYILLLDFLINNKDDVELLVEDGIIVNSLGSNEAVAEMVNKLGHEIVEVNSYYHDVAEDLNSYYRNLWNQNMASLKTVYFRDIWRGTATFVGIIVLVVTIMNFLRPFVFKHI; this is translated from the coding sequence ATGCCTACCAGTTACGCAGAAGAGACTATCATTGACATATCACTATTTAGGGAGCCTAATTGGGACCCGGATTGTTGCATCTACAAGGTCCCCAAAAGACTTCGCAATGTAAAGAATGCAGCCTACACTCCAAAGCTTATTTTAATAGGCCCTGTTCATCACAACAGGGAGGAACCAGAGGACATGAAGATCATGGAAACTCTGAAAAAAAGATATTTCAAGAAATTCTTTTCTCGAACTAAGAAAATCCAAGAAGATTTTGAAAAGATCGttgaagaaaacaaagataagATCCGCCATTGTTATGCTGAAGAGATCCCTCTACCTGAAGGGAAAAATTTTGTGGATATGATTCTCCTGGATTCTATCTTTATCATTGAGCTTTTCTTGAGGAGTGATgctaaggaagaagaaaatgattatATACTAAGTAAACCATGGCTAAAGGATGGTGTAAGGCAAGACTTGATATTACTCGAGAATCAGGTTCCATTTTTTATACTTAATGAGTTATATCAAGATTTTGCAACGTCTACAGGCTATCAAGCTTCTTTTCTTACGCTTGCTTGTAAGTACTTTTTTAACAGCGAAGAGAAAATATGCGATGAGAAGAAAGTAAAACATTTCACTGATTTGCAGAGATATTTCTTCAAACCACCCAACCAGAAACCTGGAGATCCTATTGAACATCGACATAGTGCAACAAAACTGGAGATGGCGGGATTGATATTCCAAACTCAGAAAGGAccagaaaaaaagagaagcttaCTTAACGTACAAATCCATAAGTGTAATAAGTTGtcaaaaatatttccatgcttCAATTGCTCATGGCTCTGGGGTTGCATACCGTGCTTGAAAAAAATTCCgtacttgaagtgtatgcaaaCTCACTTGGTAATTCCACACTTTGTGGTAGATAACAAAACTGAAGACCTTTTTCGAAATCTCATGGCCCTTGAGCAGTGTCATTATCCAAAAGAAGCTTACATATGCAATTATATCTTGCTATTGGATTTTCTTATCAACAATAAAGACGATGTGGAGTTGCTTGTTGAGGACGGAATTATTGTCAACTCGTTGGGCAGCAATGAAGCAGTTGCCGAAATGGTTAACAAACTTGGCCACGAAATTGTGGAAGTAAATTCCTATTACCATGATGTTGCTGAAGATCTTAATAGTTACTACCGTAACTTGTGGAATCAAAATATGGCATCCCTGAAAACAGTATATTTTCGGGATATTTGGAGAGGAACAGCAACTTTTGTTGGGATCATAGTCCTTGTGGTAACTATCATGAATTTCCTTAGGCCCTTTGTCTTCAAGCATATTTAA